A genomic window from Plasmodium chabaudi chabaudi strain AS genome assembly, chromosome: 8 includes:
- a CDS encoding ATP-dependent DNA helicase Q1, putative gives MSEIRVKNGKLEITRKKDEDHTKVDLLDLYKKKYQSIDINKAKNVLNDYFNYPDFKEKQIECLNGIKNFEHILNIMPTGGGKSLIYQIMPLIVDGISIVISPLISLIQDQVKSLRNRNIFSETINSSLNKKENQNILAMLKSFNDCNIKVLYITPETATSPQFIPLLEELYLNGKISLISIDEVHCISTWGCDFRKSYRLLSKLLNTCPYVRIYSCTATATKHVERDIITNLGFHDLNNNKNDNEDIDIHKGLKIVRTSFNRPNIKYVVIYSDLLKVDKKESICDIVREKRNEGKTGIIYCFKRKTCDTISKYLRENGIQSLSYHAGLTNNARKQIQDKWINGTVKILVATIAFGMGIDRKDVSYIIHFNLPKSIENYYQESGRAGRNGNIAFCYLYYSKEDVEKLAFIIKGCYSNLDAYNPNMEKKFEKEMHNLECVHNLCITQKCIRTQILNYFGESYQKGNHNKDEKSDINYCCSYCFDIRGSVDKIMQINNLYQQENWNPKFHKKTNDYNNVTSYEYSYKGKKHKLSDYDSDSNHYEEIGYDDYKLNNNRIKGFVPFQKASSIISKDIREKGIVEVMKELERREEMAEIKLQEKNDKIPKVSRLIPSCVNIKKKNIISSFKVPRKL, from the coding sequence ATGAGCGAAATAAGGGTGAAAAATGGTAAGCTGGAAATTACAAGAAAGAAAGATGAAGATCATACTAAGGTAGACTTACtggatttatataaaaaaaaatatcaaagcatagacataaataaagctaaaaatgttttaaatgattattttaattatcctgattttaaagaaaaacaaatagaGTGTTTAAAtggaattaaaaatttcgaacatattttaaatattatgccAACAGGGGGAGGAAAAtctttaatatatcaaataatgCCATTAATTGTTGATGGTATAAGTATTGTAATTAGTCCtttaatttcattaataCAAGATCAAGTAAAATCTTTAAgaaatagaaatattttttctgaaACAATCAACAgttctttaaataaaaaagaaaatcaaaatatattagctATGCTAAAAAGTTTTAATGATTGTAATATAaaagttttatatattactcCTGAAACAGCTACAAGTCCACAATTTATACCACTTTTAGAAGaactttatttaaatggaaaaatatcTTTAATATCAATAGATGAAGTACATTGTATTAGTACTTGGGGTTGTGACTTTAGAAAAAGTTATAGACTGTTAAGTAAATTATTGAATACTTGTCCATACGTTCGAATATATAGTTGTACAGCTACTGCAACAAAACATGTGGAAAGAGATATAATTACTAATTTAGGATTTCATGATttgaataataacaaaaatgataatgaagACATAGATATTCATAAGggattaaaaattgtaagaACCTCTTTCAATAGACCAAACATTAAATATGTAGTAATTTATAGTGACTTGTTAAAAgttgataaaaaagaaagtatATGTGATATAGTTagagaaaaaagaaatgaagGTAAAACAGGAATTATTTATTgctttaaaagaaaaacatgTGATACGATTTCTAAATATTTAAGAGAAAATGGAATACAATCATTAAGTTATCATGCAGGTTTAACTAATAATGCAAGAAAACAAATTCAAGACAAATGGATTAATGGTactgtaaaaatattagtaGCTACAATAGCATTTGGAATGGGTATAGACAGAAAAGATGtgtcatatattatacattttaatttgCCTAAATCtatagaaaattattatcaagAATCTGGTAGAGCGGGTAGAAATGGAAATATTGCATTTtgctatttatattattctaAGGAAGATGTAGAAAAATTagcatttataataaaagggTGTTATTCAAACTTGGATGCGTATAATCcaaatatggaaaaaaaattcgaaAAAGAAATGCATAATTTAGAGTGTGTTCACAATTTATGCATTACTCAAAAATGTATACGAAcccaaattttaaattattttggaGAATCGTATCAAAAAGGCAATCATAACAAAGATGAAAAATCTGATATTAATTATTGCTGTTCATATTGTTTTGATATTAGAGGGTCTGTggataaaataatgcaaataaacaatttatatCAACAAGAAAATTGGAACCCaaaatttcataaaaaaacaaatgacTATAATAATGTAACATCTTATGAATATTCTTATAAAGggaaaaaacataaattaaGCGACTACGATTCCGATTCTAATCATTACGAAGAAATTGGATATGATGAttacaaattaaataataataggaTTAAAGGATTTGTGCCTTTTCAAAAAGCATCTTCAATTATATCAAAAGATATACGAGAAAAAGGGATCGTTGAAGTTATGAAAGAATTAGAAAGACGTGAAGAAATGGCAGAAATTAAATtacaagaaaaaaatgataaaattccTAAAGTAAGCAGATTAATACCTAGTtgtgttaatataaaaaagaaaaatataatatcatCTTTCAAAGTTCCTCGAaaactataa